One genomic window of Cinclus cinclus chromosome 6, bCinCin1.1, whole genome shotgun sequence includes the following:
- the RASSF10 gene encoding ras association domain-containing protein 10, whose protein sequence is MEPEERKISVWICQEEKLISGLSRRTTCSDVVRVLLEDSHHRRQRPAPPEPAGGMLSGPPHSYCIVEKWRGFERILPNKTKILRLWVAWGDEQENVRFVLVRSEASLPNAGPRSAEARVVLSKERPGRGLGAARASLALTQERQRRVVRKAFRKLAKINKRRQQPLAREASSAERMETLVHLVLSQDHTIRQQIQRLRELDREIDRYEAKIHLDRVKRHGVNYVQDTYLVGTGEPEPGREPGREPGQPEEDYARKCEEVLQLQEQRAQQEELLEHLAAEIQEELNERWMKRRREELELAAGPGQADTDCDTTELSGGGGGEGELHLEHERVKTQLSTSLYIGLKLSTDLEAVKSDLDCTQRAWEDKERELQRLLETLGTLDVAEAAAEPRGAAGGGRPAGGWLRKDRADNDEDSDTGLSSMHSQDSDSLPVCESLV, encoded by the coding sequence ATGGAGCCCGAGGAGCGGAAGATCTCGGTGTGGATCTGCCAGGAGGAGAAGCTGATCTCCGGGCTGTCGCGGCGGACCACCTGCTCGGACGTGGTGCgggtgctgctggaggacagCCACCACCGGCGGCAGCGCCCGGCGCCGCCCGAGCCCGCCGGAGGGATGCTGTCGGGGCCGCCGCACTCCTACTGCATCGTGGAGAAGTGGCGCGGCTTCGAGAGGATCCTGCCCAACAAGACGAAGATCCTGCGGCTCTGGGTGGCGTGGGGGGACGAGCAGGAGAACGTGCGCTTCGTGCTGGTGCGCAGCGAGGCTTCGCTGCCCAACGCGGGGCCGCGCAGCGCCGAGGCGCGGGTGGTGCTGAGCAAGGAGCGCCCCGGCCGCGGCCTGGGGGCGGCCCGAGCCAGCCTGGCGCTCACGCaggagcggcagcgccgggTGGTGCGGAAAGCCTTCCGCAAACTGGCCAAGATCAACAAGAGGCGGCAGCAGCCGCTGGCCCGGGAGGCCTCGTCGGCGGAGAGGATGGAGACGCTGGTGCACCTGGTGCTCTCGCAGGACCACACTATCCGGCAGCAGATCCAGCGGCTCCGCGAGCTGGACCGCGAGATCGACAGGTACGAGGCGAAGATCCACCTGGACCGCGTGAAGCGGCACGGCGTCAACTACGTGCAGGACACCTACCTGGTGGGCACGGGCGAGCccgagccgggccgggagcCGGGCCGGGAGCCGGGCCAGCCCGAGGAGGACTACGCCAGGAAGTGCgaggaggtgctgcagctgcaggagcagcgggcgcagcaggaggagctgctggagcacctGGCCGCCGAGATCCAGGAGGAGCTCAACGAGCGCTGGATGAagcggcggcgggaggagctggagctggcggcggggcccgggcAGGCCGACACGGACTGCGACACCACGGAGctgagcggcggcggcggcggcgagggcGAGCTGCACCTGGAGCACGAGCGGGTCAAAACCCAGCTGAGCACCAGCCTCTACATCGGCCTCAAGCTGAGCACGGACCTGGAGGCCGTCAAGAGCGACCTGGACTGCACGCAGCGGGCGTGGGAGGACAAGGAGCGGGAGCTGCAGCGGCTGCTGGAGACGCTGGGCACCCTGGACGTGGccgaggcggcggcggagccgcgcggggcggcgggcggggggcggccggCGGGCGGCTGGCTGCGCAAGGACCGCGCCGACAACGACGAGGACTCGGACACGGGGCTGAGCTCCATGCACAGCCAGGACTCGGACTCGCTGCCCGTCTGCGAGTCCCTCGTGTAG